One region of Aphelocoma coerulescens isolate FSJ_1873_10779 chromosome 12, UR_Acoe_1.0, whole genome shotgun sequence genomic DNA includes:
- the LOC138117675 gene encoding high mobility group protein HMGI-C-like, translating into MSNKGPENPISATLTEGLKRKRGRPKKQPQEDAGNTAVIPQDAMEPQPAKKPRGRPKGSKKVTAVTGGMAEPSAGKRGRGRPRKWPQAVVQEGESQEGNPQESSDLNLDSAPATQGITGKDGPRSGKTTGLSRCLNIPAAAQ; encoded by the exons ATGAGCAACAAGGGACCAGAGAATCCCATCTCAGCTACACTGACTGAGGGCCTGAAGAGAAAGAGGGGGAGACCAAAGAAGCAGCCACAG GAGGATGCTGGAAACACAGCTGTTATCCCACAGGATGCCATGGAACCACAGCCAGCAAAGAAACCCCGAGGAAGGCCAAAAGGAAGCAAGAAAGTGACTGCTGTAACTGGGGGAATG GCAGAACCTTCTGctgggaaaagaggaagagggaggccCCGCAAGTGG CCTCAAGCAGTGGTCCAAGAAGGAGAGTCTCAGGAAGGAAATCCTCAGGAAAGCAGTGACTTGAATTTGGACTCGGCACCAGCCACACAGG GCATCACTGGAAAAGATGGTCCCAGGTCCGGCAAAACCACTGGTCTTAGCAGATGTCTTAacatccctgctgcagctcagtaG